TGACCGCCGATCCGACCGGACGCGGCAGACGAATCCCCGCCTCCCTGAGCAGCTCAAAGAAAAACTCCATCACCAACGCTTCGAGGAAAGCCGGAAACGGAATGCCTTCGCGGGAGTTGACTATAGCAAGCAGCAGTACGGTTGGAATCAATTCCGGATGGTACGTGGAGAAAGCGATGTATATGCTGGGCAATCCAACCGCAATCAGTAAAGCGACAAGCCGGAGCAAGCGGATCAGGCTTGAAATGACGGTTCTCTGATAGTAATCCTCGCTCGACTGCAGCAGCTCGACAAACAATCCCGGACATATGAGCGTCGATCCTGTCCCTTCGACCATCACGATTATTTTTCCCTCAAGCAGCGAGGCGACGGCGACATCGGTTCTTTCCGTGTACCGGAATTGCGGAAAAGGGGAGTACTTCGAATCCTCAATAATCTCCTCTACGAATGAAGTCTCCAAAATTTCCTTGTCCCGAAGCCCGGCGATTCTCCTTTGAAATTCCGCGAGCACCTCACGATTGACGGCTCCCTCCAAATATCCGTAAACGACTTTCGTTTTCGTTTGCCCCGACGAGGGAACCGGTTCAATTTTGAATTGCGGCGTCTTCAGCCGGTTGCGCAGCATGCCTATATTTTTGGACAAACTCTCCACTGTGCTTTCGCGCGGCCCCAATACGACCGGCTCGTTGACCGATTCGCTGACTTGTCTCGTTTCCAGCCCCTTGGCAGCATAGCTAAGCGCTTTATCCCAAAGGTCTATGAAAATGACGATATTTCCATTCAGCACATCGGCTACCGCCTCATCAAAATTTTTGACCAGCAAGGCAGAATTCGAAGAAGCGACGTGTCTG
The window above is part of the Paenibacillus hamazuiensis genome. Proteins encoded here:
- a CDS encoding spore germination protein; translated protein: MNVFKWLLRRRNRGEGSAHRGAAGRSPSEERTDPANTTDGASEASDISSRLADNLQRMQQIFDRCSDIAILHWQYGPEMKYSAFSIYSKALVQKKETNYFKDSLQDLVRHEIGPGTEVTPENIGHYFSRHVASSNSALLVKNFDEAVADVLNGNIVIFIDLWDKALSYAAKGLETRQVSESVNEPVVLGPRESTVESLSKNIGMLRNRLKTPQFKIEPVPSSGQTKTKVVYGYLEGAVNREVLAEFQRRIAGLRDKEILETSFVEEIIEDSKYSPFPQFRYTERTDVAVASLLEGKIIVMVEGTGSTLICPGLFVELLQSSEDYYQRTVISSLIRLLRLVALLIAVGLPSIYIAFSTYHPELIPTVLLLAIVNSREGIPFPAFLEALVMEFFFELLREAGIRLPRPVGSAVSIVGALVIGEASINAGIASPIMVIVVALTGIASFAIPQYNLGIALRILRFPLMLCAAALGLFGVMIAFILIWLHLASLRTLGQPYLSPLGPFIPRQQKDVYVRAPLGTLLRSPRLQHMRETAKHAEQMHAQE